Genomic window (Bacteroidia bacterium):
AAAACCTTCCTTATCAATAAATCGAGAACCAATTACTACATCACTTTTCGAGTTTGAAAATTCAGCAAGTAATTTAGGAATTTCTGCTGCGGGATGTTGTCCATCTCCATCGATTTGAAAGGCTAAATCAAAACCATGATTATATGCATATTTCATTCCGGTTTGTACAGCTCCTCCAATACCAAGGTTAACGGGCAAATGAATTGGAATACAAGGTAGTTGGTTAATAATATCCCCTGTTTGATCTGTGCTGCAATCATTAACAACAACAACCGTTAAACTTAAATTTTCGGTTTGAGCAAAAGAAACCAACCCTCCCACTACGGAAGATATTGCCATACTTTCATTATATGCAGGAACTACAGCAGCAATTCTCATAAATTAAGGACAAATAATATGTCCATTGGAGTCAATTCCACATTGAATGGAAGAAACCTTAACTAGATCAATTGCTCCTAATCCACCGGGTTTAGATGAATCAAGAACGATAGTAAATTTAACTTTATCACCAACAACTGAACCCGAATAGCTGGTAGAAAATGTAATTTGAGTTTTGCAGGTTGGATTA
Coding sequences:
- a CDS encoding glycosyltransferase family 2 protein, which translates into the protein MRIAAVVPAYNESMAISSVVGGLVSFAQTENLSLTVVVVNDCSTDQTGDIINQLPCIPIHLPVNLGIGGAVQTGMKYAYNHGFDLAFQIDGDGQHPAAEIPKLLAEFSNSKSDVVIGSRFIDKEGFQSSIMRRFGIRYFSWLNTILTGQSIQDTTSGFRLLNRKALAVIYNYYPDEYPEPESLVMYSKFGLKVSEAPVLMRERDGGVSSIGTFDAIYYMFKVSLATCFTFLRFSKDLN